A region of Lycium barbarum isolate Lr01 chromosome 1, ASM1917538v2, whole genome shotgun sequence DNA encodes the following proteins:
- the LOC132619478 gene encoding major strawberry allergen Fra a 1-B-like produces MRGMKGEIVLNIPAEKAWEMYRDNDKISRVNPQMLSKAEYIQGEGEPGTLRRLQLGPALSSYVKQSVEKIEKVEEGRSVTYQVTDGDLRKMYNPYRVTFSFIPVRGSNKQCVAEWKAEYEPITPTIPAPEQARDAALSFLKLFEKTEIHAL; encoded by the exons ATGAGAGGAATGAAAGGTGAAATTGTGCTCAACATCCCTGCAGAAAAAGCATGGGAAATGTACAGGGATAATGATAAAATCAGCAGGGTAAATCCACAAATGCTTTCTAAGGCTGAATATATTCAAGGAGAAGGAGAACCTGGCACTCTCAGGCGTCTCCAGCTTGGCCCGG CATTGAGCAGCTATGTCAAACAGTCAGTAGAAAAGATAGAGAAAGTGGAAGAGGGGAGATCAGTGACATACCAAGTCACTGATGGTGATCTGAGGAAAATGTACAATCCATACAGAGTTACCTTCTCATTCATCCCTGTAAGAGGCAGCAATAAGCAATGTGTAGCAGAATGGAAAGCAGAGTATGAGCCTATTACACCTACAATTCCTGCACCAGAACAAGCAAGAGATGCTGCACTATCATTTCTCAAGTTATTTGAAAAAACAGAAATCCATGCTCTATAA
- the LOC132620157 gene encoding CASP-like protein 1C1: MISSLDPSLSKAMRICSVTLIRLLAICGTISAAIVMVTSHEKIKVFSVSFEAKYSHTLAFKYFFIANIVGSVYSIVVLFLPSKTSLSRLVLISDLIVTMVLTSSVSAALAVAQVGKKGNSHAGWLPICGQLHHFCDQIGGALIAAFISLILYMLLLFLSIYTLLIN; encoded by the exons atgatttcatctcttGATCCCTCCCTATCTAAGGCCATGAGGATTTGCAGTGTTACTCTAATAAGACTTCTAGCTATTTGTGGGACAATTTCAGCAGCCATTGTAATGGTAACCAGTCATGAGAAGATCAAAGTATTTTCTGTATCATTTGAAGCTAAGTACAGCCACACTCTAGCCTTCAA GTATTTTTTCATAGCAAACATTGTTGGAAGCGTCTACAGCATCGTAGTTCTTTTCCTACCTTCGAAGACTTCGCTATCACGATTAGTTCTAATATCTGATTTG ATTGTGACGATGGTGTTAACTTCAAGCGTATCTGCAGCGTTGGCGGTTGCTCAAGTTGGAAAGAAAGGGAATTCTCATGCAGGTTGGCTACCAATTTGTGGCCAACTTCACCATTTTTGTGACCAAATTGGTGGAGCTCTTATTGCTGCCTTCATATCACTCATCCTTTATATGCTACTACTATTTCTCTCCATTTACACTCTCCTAATTAATTAA
- the LOC132630345 gene encoding uncharacterized protein LOC132630345, translated as MKKSGIFVASLTAASATATSSSKVRISHHQDDNLKKKDENLNSSKKVAAPKSSDKFAPKFDGLRFIETLVTAHR; from the exons ATGAAGAAATCAGGAATTTTTGTTGCTTCCTTAACTGCAGCTTCTGCTACTGCTACTTCTTCGTCCAAAGTTCGAATTTCCCATCATCAG gatgataatttgaagaaaaaggatgAAAATTTAAATTCTTCGAAGAAAGTGGCAGCACCAAAATCTTCAGATAAATTTGCACCAAAATTTGATGGATTGAGATTTATTGAGACGCTGGTTACTGCTCATAGATAA
- the LOC132630336 gene encoding uncharacterized protein LOC132630336, with protein sequence MASGGRPTSSSSGFDFGSDDILSSYEDYPPHQDAVNGTHHSDPSIAANSTKEFHKSRMTRSSMLPASTYGGPPEESSFNQGMIMTVEKTMKKYADNLMRFLEGISSRLSQLELYCYNLDKSIGEMRSDLVRDHSEADSKLKALEKHVQEVHRSVQILRDKQELAETQKELAKLQFAQKETASASNSQQNEDRNVQPVSDSNKGDNSTDVHGQQLALALPHQVAPRAPITNRPVEQPQQPPPSSIPSQSLTQSQGYYLPPAQMSNPPAPSHLSQGQYLQSDPQYRTSQMQDPSRVPPQPEAPQGNQTPQIQSMPQYQQQWAQQIPQQVQSPQQVQQHQQAPQQVQQHQFPTVQQQARPSSPAVYPSYPPSQPNPSPEPVPTNSMPMQLSFSAISQSVASRPEAMSYGYDRSGRPIQSQPPTQPLKPSFGAPGDGYAASGPHPSLSARDGYLMYDSEGARGHPQQPPNFSQSGYPPSSYPPQNAQSTPSPNLMVRPPQLMRTHPYNELIEKLGSMGYRGDHVVNVIQRLEESGQTVDFNAVLDRLNGHSSGGPQRGWSG encoded by the exons ATGGCATCTGGTGGTAGGCCAACAAGTAGTTCATCAGGTTTTGATTTTGGGTCAGATGATATTCTTAGCTCTTATGAAGATTATCCTCCTCATCAAGATGCCGTTAATGGGACCCATCACTCTGATCCTTCTATTGCTGCTAATTCTACTaag GAGTTCCACAAAAGTAGAATGACGAGATCATCAATGTTGCCCGCTTCGACATATGGTGGTCCACCAGAAGAATCTTCCTTCAATCAAGGCATGATAATGACTGTTGAGAAGACCATGAAAAAATATGCGGACAATCTCATGCGTTTCCTAGAGGGAATAAGTTCACGCTTGTCGCAGTTGGAATTATACTGTTACAATCTTGATAAGTCCATTGGGGAAATGCGGTCTGATTTAGTTCGGGATCATAGTGAGGCAGATTCGAAACTGAAGGCTCTTGAGAAGCATGTTCAAGAG GTCCACAGGTCTGTACAGATTCTGAGAGATAAGCAAGAACTCGCTGAAACTCAGAAGGAGCTGGCTAAGCTTCAGTTTGCGCAGAAAGAAACAGCTTCAGCCAGCAATTCTCAGCAGAATGAGGACAGGAACGTTCAACCTGTGTCTGATTCCAATAAAGGTGACAACTCAACTGATGTGCATGGACAACAACTAGCACTTGCTCTACCCCATCAAGTAGCACCCCGTGCTCCTATTACTAACCGACCCGTCGAGCAGCCACAACAACCACCTCCATCATCAATTCCATCTCAAAGTTTGACGCAGTCGCAAGGCTACTATTTACCCCCAGCGCAGATGTCAAATCCACCAGCTCCAAGTCACTTGTCCCAAGGTCAATATCTGCAATCTGACCCCCAGTATCGAACTTCTCAAATGCAAGATCCTTCTAGGGTACCACCCCAGCCAGAAGCACCTCAGGGGAATCAGACCCCACAAATCCAGTCAATGCCCCAGTATCAGCAGCAATGGGCACAACAGATACCTCAACAGGTTCAATCACCCCAACAGGTTCAACAGCATCAGCAAGCACCCCAGCAGGTTCAACAGCATCAGTTTCCAACTGTGCAACAGCAAGCTAGACCCTCATCACCAGCTGTTTATCCCTCTTATCCCCCCAGTCAACCGAATCCTTCTCCTGAACCGGTCCCCACCAATAGCATGCCAATGCAACTGTCATTTTCTGCTATCTCTCAATCAGTTGCGAGCCGTCCAGAGGCAATGTCCTATGGGTATGACAGGTCTGGCAGGCCGATTCAGTCACAACCCCCAACCCAGCCTCTCAAGCCTTCATTTGGTGCTCCAGGGGATGGGTATGCAGCTAGTGGGCCCCATCCGTCCCTTTCTGCAAGAGATGGATATTTGATGTACGACAGTGAAGGCGCAAGGGGACATCCACAACAACCACCTAATTTCTCACAAAGTGGTTATCCTCCCTCCAGCTACCCTCCCCAGAATGCACAGTCCACACCCAGCCCAAATCTTATGGTTCGTCCACCACAGTTGATGCGCACGCATCCTTACAATGAATTAATTGAGAAGTTGGGAAGCATGGGCTACAGGGGAGATCATGTGGTTAATGTGATCCAGAGGCTCGAGGAGAGTGGTCAGACAGTTGATTTCAATGCTGTGCTTGATAGGCTGAATGGACATTCTTCAGGTGGTCCTCAGAGAGGATGGTCGGGTTAG